A genomic region of Pseudomonadota bacterium contains the following coding sequences:
- the arsM gene encoding arsenite methyltransferase yields the protein MTKPSTEHDAQRKTVAEDYARAVQSPGSCCCASPLPKAPRVPKGVVAKLAGYTAEEVAALPAEAVVNSFGCGNPLAFSEVQPGDVVLDLGSGAGIDLLLAAKKVGAAGRAIGVDMTDAMIDKARENIAAAGLTNVEVRKNLIEALPVEASSVDWVISNCVINLSPEKPKVFAEIARVLRPGGRMLVSDIVAEDLPTEIAGNRRLYSSCLAGAIGETAYLDALRQAGLAELEVKDRVVYDSAQIEAFIGSELQDPGSEGCGADTQGELAKRWAPWLQGKVASVKVAARRPGP from the coding sequence ATGACCAAGCCCAGTACCGAGCACGATGCCCAGCGCAAGACCGTCGCCGAAGACTACGCACGGGCGGTTCAGAGCCCCGGGTCGTGCTGTTGCGCTTCGCCGCTGCCCAAGGCCCCCAGGGTGCCCAAGGGCGTCGTGGCGAAGCTCGCGGGCTACACCGCGGAGGAGGTCGCGGCGCTGCCGGCCGAGGCCGTCGTCAATTCCTTCGGCTGTGGTAACCCGCTCGCCTTCTCCGAGGTCCAACCTGGCGACGTCGTGCTCGACCTCGGCTCGGGTGCGGGCATCGACCTGCTGCTCGCCGCGAAGAAGGTCGGAGCAGCGGGAAGGGCCATCGGCGTGGACATGACCGACGCCATGATCGACAAGGCCCGAGAAAACATCGCCGCGGCGGGTCTGACCAACGTCGAGGTGCGCAAGAACCTCATCGAGGCGCTGCCGGTCGAGGCGAGCAGCGTCGACTGGGTGATCTCGAACTGCGTGATCAACCTCTCGCCCGAGAAGCCGAAGGTCTTTGCCGAGATCGCCCGCGTGCTCAGGCCGGGCGGGCGGATGCTGGTCTCGGACATCGTCGCCGAGGACCTGCCCACGGAGATCGCCGGCAACCGCCGCCTCTACTCCTCTTGCCTCGCGGGTGCGATCGGGGAGACGGCCTACCTGGACGCACTGCGCCAGGCCGGCCTTGCCGAGCTCGAGGTCAAGGACCGTGTCGTCTACGACAGCGCGCAGATCGAGGCCTTCATCGGCTCCGAGCTGCAGGACCCCGGCAGCGAGGGCTGTGGTGCCGACACGCAGGGGGAGCTCGCCAAGCGTTGGGCGCCCTGGCTGCAGGGCAAGGTGGCGAGCGTCAAGGTCGCGGCAAGAAGACCCGGTCCCTAG